One genomic window of Haliotis asinina isolate JCU_RB_2024 chromosome 4, JCU_Hal_asi_v2, whole genome shotgun sequence includes the following:
- the LOC137281829 gene encoding aldo-keto reductase family 1 member B1-like, translating into MAKQSLTLNNGHKMPLVGLGMWQVTSPEECKDSIRAALDAGYRHIDTAYAYQNEAFIGEVLQEYFTAGKLKREDIFVTTKLWVTYHEKDRVPLCIAESLKRLQLDYVDMYLIHLPVGLRETGKGGLFPLDENNKPAFQDVLLTDTWKGMEQVVRSGQARSIGVSNFNMEQIDKIYKIAEIIPATNQVECHLYLQQEKLFRFLKERGITLTAYSPFGSPARPAYLQEEGAPRVLDDPVAKDLATKYKRSVGQIHLRYLIQRDIIVIPKSTNPGRIQENLKVFDFELSGDDMSKLAAQDKKLRFFTGLQFKGHPEYPFDEPL; encoded by the exons ATGGCTAAACAGTCCCTGACATTGAACAATGGCCATAAGATGCCTCTCGTAGGGCTTGGCATGTGGCAG GTTACATCCCCCGAGGAGTGTAAAGACAGTATCCGTGCTGCGCTGGACGCTGGGTACAGACACATTGACACTGCATACGCATACCAGAACGAGGCTTTCATTGGGGAGGTGCTCCAGGAATACTTCACGGCCGGGAAACTGAAGAGGGAGGACATTTTTGTTACCACGAAG CTGTGGGTGACCTACCATGAGAAAGACCGAGTTCCCCTGTGCATCGCTGAAAGTCTGAAGAGGTTACAGTTGGACTATGTAGACATGTATCTTATTCACCTCCCCGTTGGGCTGAGA GAAACAGGCAAAGGAGGTCTTTTCCCACTGGATGAAAACAACAAACCCGCATTCCAGGATGTGCTCCTAACAGATACGTGGAAG GGGATGGAACAGGTGGTTCGTAGTGGCCAAGCCAGATCTATCGGTGTCTCAAATTTCAACATGGAACAGATTGACAAGATATACAAGATAGCTGAAATAATACCAGCCACGAACCAG GTTGAGTGTCATTTGTATCTCCAGCAAGAAAAGTTGTTTCGATTTCTCAAggaaagggggataactcttacAGCCTACAGTCCCTTCGGTTCACCAGCTAGACCAGCTTACTT ACAGGAGGAAGGAGCACCCCGAGTTCTAGATGACCCGGTTGCTAAGGATCTGGCCACAAAGTACAAAAGATCTGTAGGACAG ATTCACCTCCGCTATCTCATCCAAAGAGACATCATTGTTATCCCCAAAAGCACCAATCCTGGACGAATTCAGGAAAACTTGAAG GTCTTCGATTTTGAGCTATCTGGTGATGATATGTCAAAGCTTGCGGCTCAAGACAAGAAACTGCGTTTTTTCACCGGGCTGCA GTTCAAAGGTCACCCAGAATACCCCTTCGATGAGCCTCTCTGA